In Enterobacter pseudoroggenkampii, the DNA window TCCAGACGGCGCTGGTCATCGAAAGCGTAGATGCTCACCCCACCCAGTTCGTCATTCCCCTTTACCCGCTCGATGTAGACGAAGTTTTTACCGTCTTTCGCCCATAAACCTTGTTGAGTCGAGAGCAGTGAGCCACCGTACATTGCCTGCGCACGGTAGTTACGCGCCATCTGTTCGCCCTGCGGCGCGACCCACTCGCCGATCGCCATGGTCAACAGCACCAGTGGGATCGCGGTTTTCATTACCGACAGCGCGACCTGCATGCGGGTAAAGCCTGAGGCCTGCATAACGACCAGCTCACTACGCTGCGCCAGCATTCCCAGCCCCAGCAGCGCGCCCAGCAGGGCCGCCATCGGGAAGAAGATCTGCACATCTTTCGGCACACTGAGCAGGGTATACATCCCCGCGCCCATCGCGTCATAGCTCCCCTGCCCGGCTTTTTTCAGCTGATCGACAAATTTGATAATGCCGGAGAGCGACACCAGCATGAACAAGGTCATCATGATGGTGGTAAAAATGGTTTTACCGATATAGCGATCAAGAACGCCAAACGCCTGCATTAGATGGCTCCTTTACGCGAGAATCGGGCACGTATGCGGCGCACAGGCACCGTATCCCACAGGTTTAACCCTAGCGCCAGTAAGATGTACAGGCTGTTGACGAACCATGTCCAGACCATAGGGTCCAGCTTACCCTTCGCGCCGTTAGAACGAATCGAGGTTTGCAGCAGGAAATAGATCAGGTAAAGCAGCATCGCCGGCAGCATAGAGAGCACGCGTCCCTGGCGAGGGTTCACCACGCTCAGCGGAACGACAATCAGCGCCATCATAAACACGGTGAAGACGAGCGTAATACGCCAGTGGAACTCAGCGCGCGCTCTGTCTGTATCGGTATTCCAGAGGGTCCGCATGTCCATTTGCTCGGTATCCGTTGGATCGAGCGCCACCGCCTGATGGCCGATAATGGCCTGATAGTTCTGGAAATCCGTGATACGGAAGTCGCGCAGCATCGCGGTGCCTTCGAAACGGGTGCCTTTATTCAGCGTCACGATCTGAGAACCATCTTTGCGCTGAGCAAGCTGACCGGAATCTGCAACCACCACGGAAGGACGCGCGTTACCTTTGGGACGTAACTGCGCCAGGAAGACGTCGTTGAATTTACTGCCGTCAACGCTCTCAATAAACAGCACGGAGTTGCCGTCGGTCGCCTGCTGGAACTGCCCCTGGGCTAACGCCGCCATGCCGGGGTTGGCTTTCGCTTCGGCCAGCACTTCGTCCTGATGACGGGAAGACATGGGGCCCGCCCACATCACATTCACCGCGGCAACAATACCCGTGAACAGCGCCAGTATCATGGCCGCTTTCACCAGTACCGCTTTGCTCAGGCCACAGGCATGCATCACCGTGATTTCACTCTCGGTGTAGAGTTTCCCAAGCGTCATGAGCAGGCCAAGGAAAAGACTTAGCGGCAGGATGAGCTGCGCCATTTCCGGGATCCCTAAACCAAGCAGGGAAAGCACCAGATTTGTTGGAATTTCGCCGTCAACGGCCGCACCGAGGATCTTAACCAGCTTCTGACAGAAAAAAATCAGCAGCAGGATGAAGAGGATCGCCAGTTGGCTTTTGAGCGTCTCCCGCACCAGATATCTTATGATTATCACTTTAAATACGCCCGTAAAAACCCGTCTCTTTGCAGGAATTTCGCTTGTTTCATGGCTTAAACGTCATTTATTCTCTTGAGTCGTCGAAATCATCGCTAAGATTAAAACATCCAGCGGATTCACGCTTCAGGACTTTTTCTGACGTGTCGAAACCGTAGTAACGTAAGATTAACACGAAGTCACCACAACAGCGGACATGAGTTACGAAAGGTTTCAATTCTATCCGTAGCAGCCGCCGTTGTCTTTAAGATTCAGGAGCGTAGTGCATGGAGTTCAGTGTAAAAAGCGGTAGCCCGGAGAAACAGCGGAGTGCCTGCATCGTTGTGGGCGTCTTTGAACCACGCCGACTCTCCCCGATCGCCGAGCAACTCGATAAAATCAGTGACGGCTATATTAGCGCCCTGCTGCGCCGTGGCGAACTGGAAGGCAAACCTGGGCAGACGCTGTTACTGCACCATGTTCCGAACGTACTGTCAGAGCGTATTCTGCTGATTGGCTGCGGCAAAGAACGCGAGCTGGATGAACGTCAGTATAAGCAGGTGATTCAGAAAACAATCAATACGCTGAATGATACCGGCTCAATGGAAGCCGTCTGCTTCCTGACCGAGCTGCACGTTAAAGGGCGTAACACCTACTGGAAAGTGCGTCAGGCGGTCGAAACGGCAAAAGAGAGCCTCTACAGCTTCGATCAGCTGAAGACCAATAAAAGCGAGCCGCGTCGTCCGCTGCGTAAAATGGTCTTTAACGTGCCAACCCGTCGCGAACTGACCAGCGGCGAACGCGCGATCCAGCACGGTCTGGCGATCGCAGCCGGCATTAAAGCGGCCAAAGATCTCGGCAACATGCCGCCTAACATCTGTAACGCGGCGTACCTGGCCTCTCAGGCGCGTCAGCTGGCCGACGCCTACAGCAAAAACGTCATTACCCGCGTCATCGGCGAACAGCAGATGAAAGAGCTGGGGATGCACTCTTACCTGGCGGTCGGTAACGGCTCGCAGAATGAATCCCTGATGTCCGTCATCGAGTACAAGGGCAACCCGGCCGAAGACGCGCGCCCTGTCGTGCTGGTCGGTAAAGGCCTGACCTTCGATTCCGGCGGTATCTCCATCAAGCCTGCCGAAGGCATGGACGAGATGAAATACGACATGTGCGGCGCGGCGGCGGTTTACGGCGTGATGCGCATGGTCGCTGAACTTCAGCTGCCGATTAACGTTATCGGCGTACTGGCGGGCTGCGAAAACATGCCTGGCGGGCGTGCTTATCGTCCGGGTGACGTGCTGACCACCATGTCCGGCCAGACCGTTGAAGTGCTGAACACCGACGCCGAAGGCCGTCTGGTGCTGTGTGACGTTCTGACCTATGTGGAACGCTTCGAGCCTGAAGCGGTGATTGACGTCGCCACCCTCACCGGTGCCTGCGTGATTGCGCTGGGCCACCACATCACCGGCCTGATGTCGAACCACAATCCGCTGGCGCACGAGCTTATCGGCGCCTCGGAACAGGCTGGCGACCGCGCATGGCGTCTGCCGTTGGGTGACGAATATCAGGAGCAGCTGGAGTCTAACTTCGCGGATATGGCAAACATCGGTGGACGTCCTGGCGGGGCGATCACCGCGGGCTGCTTCCTGGCACGCTTCACCCGCAAGTACAACTGGGCGCACCTGGATATCGCGGGCACCGCATGGCGCTCCGGCAAAGCCAAAGGCGCAACCGGTCGTCCAGTGGCGCTGCTGTCGCAGTTCCTGCTCAATCGTGCGGGTTTTAACGGCGACGAGTGATGTAAAACGCCGGGTGGCGGCTTCGCCTTACCCGGCCTACAGCGTCACTCAACCGTAGGCCGGGTAAGCGTAGCGCCACCCGGCTTTGCATTTAAATCCACGACAAGAAGCCCCATATATGAAGAATGCAACGTTCTACCTTCTGGACAACGACACCCATCAGGATGGCCTCAGCGCCGTCGAACAGCTGGTGTGTGAAATTGCCGCAGAACGTTGGCGCGCAGGTAAACGCGTTCTGATTGCCTGTGAAGATGAACAGCAGGCCATTCGCCTTGATGAGGCGCTGTGGGCGCGTCCGCCGGAGAGCTTTGTCCCGCATAACCTGTCGGGCGAAGGCCCGCGCGGTGGAGCACCGGTTGAAATTGCCTGGCCGCAAAAGCGCAACAGCAGCGCGCGCGATATTCTGATTAGCCTGCGGATAGATTTTGCAGATTTTGCCACCGCTTTCACAGAAGTGGTAGACTTTGTCCCTTACGAAGAATCTTTGAAACAACTGGCGCGCGAACGCTATAAAGCGTACCGCCTGGCTGGTTTTAACCTGAATACGGCAACCTGGAAATAATGGAAAAGACATATAACCCACGCGATATCGAACAGCCGCTTTACGAGCACTGGGAACAGCAGGGCTATTTCAAGCCTAACGGCGACGAAAGCAAAGAGTCCTTCTGCATCATGATCCCGCCGCCGAACGTCACCGGCAGTTTGCATATGGGTCATGCTTTCCAGCAGACCATCATGGATACCATGATCCGCTACCAGCGCATGCAGGGTAAAAACACCCTGTGGCAGGCGGGGACTGACCACGCGGGTATCGCGACCCAGATGGTGGTTGAGCGTAAAATTGCCGCTGAAGAAGGAAAAACCCGCCACGACTACGGTCGCGACGCGTTCATCGACAAAATCTGGCAGTGGAAAGCGGAATCCGGCGGCACCATTACTCGTCAGATGCGCCGTCTCGGCAACTCCGTGGACTGGGAGCGCGAGCGCTTCACCATGGACGAAGGCCTGTCCAACGCCGTGAAAGAAGTCTTCGTGCGCCTGTATAAAGAAGATCTGATTTACCGCGGCAAGCGCCTGGTAAACTGGGATCCGAAACTGCGCACCGCCATCTCTGACCTGGAAGTGGAAAACCGCGAGTCTAAAGGCTCCATGTGGCACATCCGCTATCCGCTGGCCGATGGCGCAAAAACCGCCGACGGTAAAGATTACCTGGTGGTCGCAACCACCCGTCCGGAAACCCTGCTGGGCGATACCGGCGTGGCCGTTAACCCGGAAGATCCACGTTATAAAGATCTGATCGGCAAATTCGTGGTGCTGCCGCTGGTAAACCGCCGTATTCCGATTGTGGGCGACGAACACGCCGACATGGAAAAAGGCACCGGCTGCGTAAAAATCACCCCTGCGCATGACTTTAACGACTATGAAGTCGGTCGTCGTCACGCCCTGCCGATGATCAACATCCTGACCTTTGACGGTGATATCCGTGAAAGCGCAGAAGTTTACGACACCAAAGGCGAAGAGTCTGACGTTTACTCCAGCGACATCCCGGCGGAGTTCCAGAAGCTGGAACGCTTTGCCGCGCGTAAAGCGATCGTGGCTGCCGTCGACGCACTCGGCCTGCTGGAAGAAATTAAACCTCACGATCTGACCGTGCCGTACGGCGACCGTGGCGGCGTGGTTATCGAGCCAATGCTGACCGACCAATGGTACGTGCGTGCCGACGTGCTGGCGAAACCGGCTGTTGAAGCGGTTGAGAACGGCAGCATTCAGTTCGTGCCGAAGCAGTACGAAAACATGTACTTCTCCTGGATGCGTGACATTCAGGACTGGTGTATCTCCCGCCAGCTGTGGTGGGGTCACCGTATTCCGGCGTGGTACGACAACGACGGCAACGTCTACGTTGGCCGCACCGAAGACGAAGTGCGTCAGGAAAACAACCTGAGCGCGGACGTTGCGCTGCGTCAGGACGAAGACGTGCTGGATACCTGGTTCTCCTCCGCGCTGTGGACCTTCTCCACCCTCGGCTGGCCAGAAAACACCGACGCGCTGCGTCAGTTCCACCCGACCAGCGTCATGGTGTCCGGCTTCGACATTATCTTCTTCTGGATTGCCCGCATGATCATGATGACCATGCACTTCATCAAAGACGAAGACGGCAAGCCGCAGGTTCCGTTCCATACCGTCTACATGACCGGTCTGATCCGCGACGACGAAGGCCAGAAGATGTCCAAGTCCAAGGGTAACGTTATCGACCCGCTGGACATGGTTGACGGTATCTCTCTGGAAGAGCTGCTGGAAAAACGTACCGGAAACATGATGCAGCCGCAGCTGGCGGAGAAAATCCGCAAGCGCACCGAGAAGCAGTTCCCGAACGGGATCGAGTCTCACGGTACCGACGCCCTGCGCTTCACCCTGGCGGCACTGGCCTCTACCGGCCGTGACATCAACTGGGACATGAAGCGTCTGGAAGGTTACCGTAACTTCTGTAACAAGTTGTGGAACGCCAGCCGCTTCGTGCTGATGAACACCGAAGATCAGGATTGCGGCTTCAACGGCGGCGAAATGACCCTATCTCTGGCGGACCGCTGGATCCTGGCGGAATTCAACCAGACGGTGAAAGCGTTCCGCGAGGCGCTGGACAGCTACCGCTTCGATATCGCGGCGGGCATCCTGTATGAATTCACCTGGAACCAGTTCTGCGACTGGTATCTGGAGCTGGCGAAGCCGGTGATGAACGGCGGTACTGAGGCGGAGCTGCGCGGCACGCGCAACACGCTGATTACCGTTCTGGAAGGTCTGCTGCGCCTGGCGCATCCGGTCATTCCATTTATCACCGAAACCATCTGGCAGCGCGTGAAGGTGATTGCAGGCATCAACGCTGACACCATCATGCTGCAGCCGTTCCCGGAATTCGATGCGGCTAAGGTTGATGAAGCGGCGTCGGCGGATACCGAGTGGCTGAAACAGGCGATCGTGGCGGTGCGTAACATTCGTGCTGAAATGAACATCGCCCCTGGCAAACCGCTGGAACTGCTGCTGCGCGGCTGCAGCGAAGCGGCTGTTCGCCGTGTCACCGAGAATAACACCTTCCTCAAGACCATGGCGCGTCTGGAAAGCATCACCGTGCTGCCTGCGGATGACAAAGGTCCGGTTTCCGTGACCAAAATCATCGACGGCGCCGAGCTGCTGATCCCAATGGCAGGTCTGATCGACAAAGACGCTGAGCTGGCTCGTCTGGCGAAAGAAGTGGCGAAAGTCGACGTGGAAATTGGCAAAATCGAAGGCAAGCTGGCGAACGAAGGCTTTGTCGCCCGCGCGCCGGAAGCGGTCATCGCGAAAGAGCGTGAGCGTCTGGTTGCCTTCGCCGATGCGAAGACCAAGCTGATTGAGCAGCAGGCGGTTATCGCCGCGCTGTAATGCTTTTACCCCTTACGCTTCAGGGCGTAAGGGGTAACCTTCCTGAAAACTCCTCGCTTGCACTCCCCCTTCTGCGGTGCTATTAACAGCAGTTATGTGTCAATTTTTGTAATGAGTAATGCTATGAGCGTGATTACCCCCGTCGCGACGACGATG includes these proteins:
- the lptG gene encoding LPS export ABC transporter permease LptG, with the protein product MQAFGVLDRYIGKTIFTTIMMTLFMLVSLSGIIKFVDQLKKAGQGSYDAMGAGMYTLLSVPKDVQIFFPMAALLGALLGLGMLAQRSELVVMQASGFTRMQVALSVMKTAIPLVLLTMAIGEWVAPQGEQMARNYRAQAMYGGSLLSTQQGLWAKDGKNFVYIERVKGNDELGGVSIYAFDDQRRLESVRHASSAKFDAEHKQWRLSQVDESNLTDPKQITGSQTVTGTWKTNLTPDKLGVVALDPDALSISGLHNYVKYLKSSGQDAGRYQLNMWSKIFQPMSVAVMMLMALSFIFGPLRSVPMGVRVVTGISFGFVFYVLDQIFGPLTLVYGIPPIIGALLPSASFLLISLWLLLKRS
- the lptF gene encoding LPS export ABC transporter permease LptF encodes the protein MIIIRYLVRETLKSQLAILFILLLIFFCQKLVKILGAAVDGEIPTNLVLSLLGLGIPEMAQLILPLSLFLGLLMTLGKLYTESEITVMHACGLSKAVLVKAAMILALFTGIVAAVNVMWAGPMSSRHQDEVLAEAKANPGMAALAQGQFQQATDGNSVLFIESVDGSKFNDVFLAQLRPKGNARPSVVVADSGQLAQRKDGSQIVTLNKGTRFEGTAMLRDFRITDFQNYQAIIGHQAVALDPTDTEQMDMRTLWNTDTDRARAEFHWRITLVFTVFMMALIVVPLSVVNPRQGRVLSMLPAMLLYLIYFLLQTSIRSNGAKGKLDPMVWTWFVNSLYILLALGLNLWDTVPVRRIRARFSRKGAI
- the pepA gene encoding leucyl aminopeptidase, translated to MEFSVKSGSPEKQRSACIVVGVFEPRRLSPIAEQLDKISDGYISALLRRGELEGKPGQTLLLHHVPNVLSERILLIGCGKERELDERQYKQVIQKTINTLNDTGSMEAVCFLTELHVKGRNTYWKVRQAVETAKESLYSFDQLKTNKSEPRRPLRKMVFNVPTRRELTSGERAIQHGLAIAAGIKAAKDLGNMPPNICNAAYLASQARQLADAYSKNVITRVIGEQQMKELGMHSYLAVGNGSQNESLMSVIEYKGNPAEDARPVVLVGKGLTFDSGGISIKPAEGMDEMKYDMCGAAAVYGVMRMVAELQLPINVIGVLAGCENMPGGRAYRPGDVLTTMSGQTVEVLNTDAEGRLVLCDVLTYVERFEPEAVIDVATLTGACVIALGHHITGLMSNHNPLAHELIGASEQAGDRAWRLPLGDEYQEQLESNFADMANIGGRPGGAITAGCFLARFTRKYNWAHLDIAGTAWRSGKAKGATGRPVALLSQFLLNRAGFNGDE
- the holC gene encoding DNA polymerase III subunit chi, which translates into the protein MKNATFYLLDNDTHQDGLSAVEQLVCEIAAERWRAGKRVLIACEDEQQAIRLDEALWARPPESFVPHNLSGEGPRGGAPVEIAWPQKRNSSARDILISLRIDFADFATAFTEVVDFVPYEESLKQLARERYKAYRLAGFNLNTATWK
- a CDS encoding valine--tRNA ligase, with the translated sequence MEKTYNPRDIEQPLYEHWEQQGYFKPNGDESKESFCIMIPPPNVTGSLHMGHAFQQTIMDTMIRYQRMQGKNTLWQAGTDHAGIATQMVVERKIAAEEGKTRHDYGRDAFIDKIWQWKAESGGTITRQMRRLGNSVDWERERFTMDEGLSNAVKEVFVRLYKEDLIYRGKRLVNWDPKLRTAISDLEVENRESKGSMWHIRYPLADGAKTADGKDYLVVATTRPETLLGDTGVAVNPEDPRYKDLIGKFVVLPLVNRRIPIVGDEHADMEKGTGCVKITPAHDFNDYEVGRRHALPMINILTFDGDIRESAEVYDTKGEESDVYSSDIPAEFQKLERFAARKAIVAAVDALGLLEEIKPHDLTVPYGDRGGVVIEPMLTDQWYVRADVLAKPAVEAVENGSIQFVPKQYENMYFSWMRDIQDWCISRQLWWGHRIPAWYDNDGNVYVGRTEDEVRQENNLSADVALRQDEDVLDTWFSSALWTFSTLGWPENTDALRQFHPTSVMVSGFDIIFFWIARMIMMTMHFIKDEDGKPQVPFHTVYMTGLIRDDEGQKMSKSKGNVIDPLDMVDGISLEELLEKRTGNMMQPQLAEKIRKRTEKQFPNGIESHGTDALRFTLAALASTGRDINWDMKRLEGYRNFCNKLWNASRFVLMNTEDQDCGFNGGEMTLSLADRWILAEFNQTVKAFREALDSYRFDIAAGILYEFTWNQFCDWYLELAKPVMNGGTEAELRGTRNTLITVLEGLLRLAHPVIPFITETIWQRVKVIAGINADTIMLQPFPEFDAAKVDEAASADTEWLKQAIVAVRNIRAEMNIAPGKPLELLLRGCSEAAVRRVTENNTFLKTMARLESITVLPADDKGPVSVTKIIDGAELLIPMAGLIDKDAELARLAKEVAKVDVEIGKIEGKLANEGFVARAPEAVIAKERERLVAFADAKTKLIEQQAVIAAL